One genomic segment of Ferrimonas sp. YFM includes these proteins:
- a CDS encoding YgjV family protein: protein MELNLVEVVGHMASVMVAISLMMKNIVRLRVLNFIGCSLFVIYGLIIDASPVWTMNAFVASVNVYYLVKMFREQKSPQAEGA, encoded by the coding sequence ATGGAACTGAACCTGGTTGAAGTAGTCGGTCACATGGCTTCCGTTATGGTTGCCATCTCTCTGATGATGAAAAACATTGTTCGCCTGCGTGTGCTGAACTTCATCGGTTGCTCTCTATTCGTTATCTACGGTCTTATCATCGATGCATCTCCGGTGTGGACCATGAACGCCTTCGTGGCCAGCGTAAACGTCTACTACCTGGTTAAGATGTTCCGCGAGCAGAAGTCACCTCAGGCAGAAGGGGCGTAA
- a CDS encoding phosphatase PAP2 family protein, with translation MWQRLDDWDKRCFLILNRAADRPLGQLAARQLSRSGDGAGYALFALVAAAADPHQGPLLFGLLLMAYAIELPLYWVLKTRLRRARPCQVVNGCRALVDPHDKFSLPSGHSAAAFLFATILCWYIPELGPWCFLWSSGVAWARIVLGVHYPGDVVAGASLGTMAALMSMNMLL, from the coding sequence ATGTGGCAACGACTGGATGACTGGGACAAGCGCTGTTTCCTGATACTCAACCGCGCCGCTGACCGCCCCCTGGGTCAGCTGGCGGCGCGTCAACTGTCCCGCAGCGGTGATGGAGCGGGCTACGCCCTGTTCGCCCTGGTTGCGGCTGCGGCGGATCCCCATCAGGGGCCGCTGTTATTCGGTTTGCTGCTGATGGCCTACGCCATCGAACTGCCTCTCTACTGGGTCCTGAAAACCCGGCTGCGCCGCGCCCGCCCCTGTCAGGTGGTGAACGGATGCCGGGCCCTGGTGGACCCTCACGACAAATTCAGTCTGCCCTCAGGTCACAGTGCGGCAGCCTTTCTGTTTGCCACCATACTGTGCTGGTACATACCGGAACTGGGCCCCTGGTGCTTCCTGTGGTCCTCCGGCGTTGCCTGGGCCCGGATAGTACTGGGGGTCCACTATCCGGGGGATGTGGTGGCCGGTGCCTCACTGGGGACCATGGCGGCCCTGATGAGTATGAACATGCTGCTTTAG
- the ubiB gene encoding ubiquinone biosynthesis regulatory protein kinase UbiB — protein sequence MSWGAIKRAYQVARTFRQYRLIELLPEQRRPLPLKLMDASLFWVGRKSLDAHPSVRVRLALQSLGPVFIKFGQMLSTRRDLLPDLFADALAQLQDQVPPFDGELAKSEIESALGHSIDTLFDDFDITPLASASVAQVHTATLRSTGEEVILKVVRPDIEAVILADLALMETGARLVHNTRKGKPLRAIEVVEDYRKTILAELDLVQEASNARRLRDNFAGSPALYIPRVYPELCRRKLLVMERIHGIPVTDIEALKAQGTNMKLLAERGVEVFFTQVFRDNFFHADMHPGNIFVSREHPDDPMYIGIDCGIVGSLTENDKRYLADVFLAFFNQDYSRLSQVYIDSGWISADTNPVEFEKALRKVLEPLENKPLSQISFGHLLVELFRCAREFEMEVQPQLVLLEKTLLYIEGLGRQLYPQLDLWQTAKPFLEQWMAEQLGPSAQMKRVKEALPFWLEKLPEMPDLIHDNLQLSKALLRHPQGVMERYINQRRTIHNSHYFLIIGSVLLISGTLLIGKFSTIWPSITLALTGLACWAKGWRLNNQ from the coding sequence ATGAGCTGGGGCGCCATCAAGCGGGCCTATCAGGTTGCCCGCACCTTTCGCCAGTACCGCCTGATCGAACTGCTGCCGGAGCAGCGTCGCCCCCTGCCCCTGAAGCTGATGGACGCCAGCCTGTTCTGGGTCGGCCGCAAGTCCCTGGATGCCCACCCCTCGGTGCGGGTGCGCCTGGCCCTGCAGAGTCTGGGACCGGTATTCATCAAGTTCGGTCAGATGCTCTCCACCCGACGGGATCTGCTGCCGGACCTGTTCGCCGATGCCCTGGCCCAGCTGCAGGATCAGGTGCCTCCCTTCGACGGTGAGCTGGCCAAATCGGAGATCGAGTCCGCCCTGGGCCACAGCATCGACACCCTGTTCGATGATTTCGACATTACTCCTCTGGCCTCGGCCTCGGTGGCTCAGGTACACACGGCCACCCTGCGCAGCACCGGCGAAGAGGTGATCCTCAAGGTGGTGCGCCCGGACATCGAGGCGGTGATCCTGGCGGACCTGGCGCTGATGGAAACTGGCGCCCGGCTGGTGCACAACACCCGCAAAGGCAAACCCTTGCGCGCCATCGAAGTGGTCGAAGATTATCGTAAGACCATCCTGGCCGAACTGGACCTGGTGCAGGAAGCCAGCAACGCCCGCCGACTGCGGGACAACTTTGCCGGTTCCCCCGCCCTCTACATTCCCCGGGTCTACCCTGAGCTGTGCCGGCGTAAACTGCTGGTGATGGAGCGAATCCACGGCATCCCGGTGACCGACATCGAGGCCCTCAAGGCTCAGGGCACCAACATGAAGCTGCTGGCGGAGCGCGGCGTGGAGGTGTTCTTCACCCAGGTGTTCCGGGACAACTTCTTCCACGCCGACATGCACCCGGGCAACATCTTCGTCAGCCGGGAGCATCCGGACGACCCCATGTACATCGGCATCGACTGCGGCATCGTCGGCAGCCTCACCGAGAACGACAAACGCTACCTGGCGGATGTGTTCCTGGCCTTCTTCAACCAGGACTACTCACGTCTGTCCCAGGTCTATATCGACTCGGGCTGGATCAGCGCCGACACCAACCCGGTGGAGTTTGAGAAGGCGTTGCGCAAGGTGCTCGAGCCCCTGGAGAACAAGCCCCTGTCGCAGATCAGCTTCGGCCACCTGCTGGTGGAGCTGTTCCGCTGTGCCCGAGAGTTCGAGATGGAGGTACAGCCGCAACTGGTGCTGCTGGAGAAGACCCTGCTCTACATCGAAGGGCTGGGACGTCAGCTCTACCCTCAACTGGACCTGTGGCAGACAGCCAAACCCTTCCTCGAACAGTGGATGGCGGAACAGCTGGGTCCCTCGGCACAGATGAAGCGGGTAAAAGAGGCTTTGCCCTTCTGGTTGGAGAAGCTTCCGGAGATGCCGGATCTCATCCACGACAATTTACAGTTGAGCAAGGCGCTATTGCGACATCCGCAAGGTGTGATGGAGCGCTACATAAATCAGCGTCGAACAATTCACAATAGTCACTACTTCCTCATTATTGGCTCGGTTTTGTTGATCTCGGGCACACTATTGATAGGGAAATTCAGTACAATCTGGCCTTCTATAACCCTCGCCCTGACCGGGCTGGCCTGCTGGGCCAAAGGGTGGCGACTTAACAACCAGTGA
- the tatE gene encoding twin-arginine translocase subunit TatE, with amino-acid sequence MGGISIWQLLIIALIVVLLFGTKKLRGMGSDLGGAVKGFKKAMGDEDKGAEKKAIEESKAEDTTTAEQKNKEQA; translated from the coding sequence ATGGGCGGCATCAGCATTTGGCAACTTCTTATCATCGCACTCATCGTGGTACTGCTGTTCGGTACCAAGAAGCTGCGCGGCATGGGCTCTGATCTGGGCGGCGCTGTAAAGGGCTTCAAGAAAGCCATGGGCGACGAAGACAAGGGCGCAGAAAAGAAAGCGATCGAAGAGAGCAAAGCAGAGGACACCACCACTGCCGAGCAGAAAAACAAAGAACAGGCCTAA
- a CDS encoding formimidoylglutamase — protein sequence MPLQLADRAYLARFLSHRAGEAHQGEHWLLAGELSGHTLPQVLAQAKQQGANYVLLGVPEDLGPRANLGRGGATEAWHAFLGQFANMQSNPFLGGEQILLLGEIRTDALQQQAQGLSSDHPQQLATLRQLTEQLDALLKPVIAQVVAAGLEPIVIGGGHNNAYPILAGASDAIDGPLCAVNLDPHSDFRATEGRHSGNGFAYAHEQGALDYYHVLGLHELKNNSASLAALQESGKRWTSYQAIWVRRELSLAQALERISDDLHLAGKPLGVELDLDAIAGLASSAETVAGIPLTDALHSVFHLAQHHPCAYLHLAEGAPACHPAGVDAGRRQIGQALSELVYSYLSGRLSAAH from the coding sequence ATGCCCTTGCAACTGGCTGACCGCGCCTATCTGGCGCGGTTTTTGTCTCACCGTGCCGGCGAAGCTCACCAGGGTGAACACTGGTTGCTGGCCGGCGAGCTCAGCGGACACACCCTTCCTCAGGTTCTGGCTCAGGCGAAACAGCAGGGGGCCAACTACGTGCTGCTCGGTGTGCCGGAGGATCTCGGTCCCCGGGCCAACCTGGGCCGCGGCGGTGCCACCGAGGCCTGGCACGCCTTCCTTGGCCAGTTCGCCAACATGCAGTCCAACCCCTTCCTCGGCGGTGAGCAGATTCTGCTGCTTGGGGAGATTCGTACCGACGCCCTGCAGCAGCAGGCCCAGGGCCTGAGCAGCGACCACCCACAGCAGCTGGCCACATTGCGCCAGTTGACCGAACAGCTGGATGCCCTGCTCAAGCCGGTGATCGCTCAGGTGGTGGCTGCCGGGCTGGAGCCCATTGTCATCGGCGGGGGCCACAACAACGCCTACCCGATACTGGCGGGCGCCAGCGACGCCATCGACGGCCCCCTCTGCGCGGTCAACCTGGATCCCCACAGCGACTTTCGCGCCACCGAGGGCCGTCACAGTGGCAACGGCTTCGCCTATGCCCACGAACAGGGCGCCCTGGATTACTACCACGTTCTGGGCCTGCACGAACTGAAGAACAACAGCGCCAGCCTGGCGGCCCTGCAGGAGAGCGGCAAACGCTGGACCAGCTATCAGGCGATCTGGGTTCGGCGGGAGCTGAGCCTGGCCCAGGCTCTGGAGCGCATCAGCGACGATCTGCACCTGGCAGGCAAACCTCTTGGAGTGGAGCTGGATCTGGACGCGATAGCCGGCCTGGCCAGCTCGGCGGAGACCGTCGCCGGCATTCCGCTGACCGACGCCCTGCACAGTGTCTTCCATCTGGCACAGCATCACCCTTGCGCCTACCTGCACCTGGCGGAAGGCGCCCCCGCCTGCCATCCCGCCGGAGTGGACGCCGGTCGCCGCCAAATAGGCCAGGCCCTGAGCGAGCTGGTGTACAGCTACCTCAGCGGTCGCCTGTCGGCAGCTCACTGA
- the tatB gene encoding Sec-independent protein translocase protein TatB translates to MIDGIGLFELVLIAVLGLVVLGPERLPVAVRSISRWVSTIKRMANSVKDELEQELKIEQLQSDLKKAESKGLESLDPGLKQSIEELRSAAQSVNRPYQTDEGKPDASTPTVSPQPEISEKKAAEPGKTAE, encoded by the coding sequence ATGATCGACGGTATCGGCCTGTTTGAACTGGTCCTGATTGCCGTTCTGGGCTTGGTGGTTCTGGGGCCCGAACGTCTGCCAGTGGCGGTGCGCAGCATCAGCCGCTGGGTCAGCACCATCAAGCGCATGGCCAACTCGGTGAAGGATGAGCTCGAACAGGAGCTGAAGATCGAGCAGCTGCAGTCGGATCTGAAGAAGGCCGAGTCCAAAGGACTCGAGTCTCTGGATCCCGGCCTGAAACAGTCTATCGAGGAGCTTCGTTCCGCCGCACAATCGGTGAACCGCCCCTACCAGACGGACGAAGGCAAGCCCGACGCATCCACCCCCACTGTCTCGCCACAACCCGAGATCAGCGAAAAGAAAGCCGCTGAACCGGGTAAAACCGCAGAGTAA
- a CDS encoding transglutaminase-like cysteine peptidase produces the protein MRVTVWLLLLLLPSLPGWAEEVPQWRDFFLPERLVPIERRFGEQGLAQVHELKAFIEARLAMKLPAHQHLAAVNDHFNRYHFVADATHWNRDDYWATPFEFVASGGGDCEDFSLAKFFTLRVLGLSSEHLRLMYAKALELNQAHMVLIYLETEDAMPLVLDNLNPKILPGDQRPDLLPVYAFNGEGLWRARAFDQGVRLKQGDNGILLWQDLLQRLAGDSS, from the coding sequence GTGAGAGTTACAGTTTGGCTTCTCCTTTTGCTGCTGCCAAGCCTGCCCGGGTGGGCGGAGGAGGTGCCACAATGGCGCGACTTCTTCCTGCCGGAGCGCCTGGTGCCCATAGAAAGGCGTTTTGGCGAACAGGGGCTTGCCCAGGTTCATGAGCTCAAGGCCTTTATCGAGGCCAGGCTGGCGATGAAGTTGCCCGCCCACCAACACCTTGCCGCGGTCAATGACCACTTCAACCGTTACCACTTTGTCGCGGACGCCACCCACTGGAACCGGGACGACTACTGGGCGACCCCCTTTGAGTTTGTCGCCAGTGGCGGTGGGGACTGTGAAGACTTCTCCCTGGCCAAGTTTTTTACCCTGAGGGTGCTGGGCCTCTCCTCCGAACACCTCAGGCTGATGTACGCCAAGGCCCTGGAGCTGAATCAGGCGCATATGGTGCTGATCTACCTCGAGACCGAGGACGCCATGCCCCTGGTTCTGGATAACCTCAATCCCAAGATTCTTCCCGGCGATCAACGGCCAGATCTGCTGCCCGTCTACGCCTTCAATGGTGAGGGGTTGTGGCGGGCCCGGGCCTTTGATCAAGGGGTGCGCCTGAAACAGGGCGACAACGGCATACTGCTGTGGCAGGACCTGCTGCAGCGACTGGCAGGAGACTCCTCATGA
- the rraA gene encoding ribonuclease E activity regulator RraA has protein sequence MHYNTSELCDLYAEQVDVVEPMFSNFGGCNSFGGELHTIKCFEDNVLIAETLEQDGTGKVLLVDGGGSLRRALVDASLAELAARNNWEGLIIYGCVREVDALEDIDIGIQALAPIPVGAYQTGEGAVDVPVNFGGVTFLPEDHVYADSTGIILSPDPLDID, from the coding sequence ATGCACTACAACACTTCTGAACTATGCGATCTGTACGCCGAGCAGGTGGACGTGGTGGAACCCATGTTCAGCAACTTCGGAGGCTGTAACTCCTTCGGGGGAGAGCTGCACACCATCAAGTGTTTCGAAGACAATGTGCTGATTGCCGAAACCCTTGAGCAGGACGGCACCGGCAAGGTCCTGCTGGTGGACGGAGGCGGTTCCCTGCGCCGTGCCCTGGTGGATGCCTCCCTGGCCGAGCTGGCCGCCCGCAACAACTGGGAAGGTCTGATCATCTATGGCTGCGTCCGTGAAGTGGATGCCCTGGAAGACATCGACATCGGCATTCAGGCCCTGGCCCCCATCCCGGTGGGTGCTTACCAGACCGGTGAGGGCGCCGTGGATGTGCCGGTGAACTTCGGCGGGGTCACCTTCCTGCCCGAAGATCATGTCTACGCCGACTCCACCGGCATCATCCTGTCACCTGACCCACTGGACATCGATTGA
- the ubiE gene encoding bifunctional demethylmenaquinone methyltransferase/2-methoxy-6-polyprenyl-1,4-benzoquinol methylase UbiE yields MADNGDKTHFGYKTVEADKKAEMVADVFHSVASKYDLMNDLMSFGVHRYWKRFTIECAAARPGMKVLDLAGGTGDLTRKFSQLVGEKGEVVLADINDSMLKVGRAKLQDQGVVGNVNYVQANAEALPFPDNHFDIITIAFGLRNVTEKAKALASMQRVLKPGGKLLVLEFSKPLNPMMQKAYDFYSFQVIPRMGSMVAGDAESYQYLSESIRMHPDQETLKQMMLDAGFDQADYVNMTNGVVALHRGYKF; encoded by the coding sequence ATGGCAGACAACGGGGACAAGACCCATTTCGGATACAAGACGGTGGAAGCCGACAAGAAGGCCGAGATGGTGGCCGACGTATTCCACTCCGTCGCATCCAAATATGACCTGATGAATGACCTGATGTCCTTTGGCGTACACAGGTACTGGAAACGCTTCACCATTGAGTGCGCCGCCGCCCGTCCCGGCATGAAGGTGCTGGACCTGGCCGGTGGTACCGGCGACCTGACCCGCAAGTTCTCCCAGCTGGTGGGCGAGAAGGGTGAGGTGGTGTTGGCGGACATCAACGACTCCATGCTGAAAGTGGGCCGCGCCAAGCTGCAGGACCAGGGCGTGGTGGGTAACGTCAACTATGTTCAGGCCAATGCCGAAGCCCTGCCCTTCCCGGACAACCACTTCGACATCATCACCATCGCCTTCGGCCTGCGTAACGTCACCGAGAAGGCCAAGGCACTGGCCTCCATGCAGCGGGTGCTCAAGCCCGGTGGCAAGCTGCTGGTTCTGGAGTTCTCCAAGCCCCTGAACCCCATGATGCAGAAGGCCTACGACTTCTACAGCTTCCAGGTGATCCCCCGCATGGGCTCCATGGTGGCCGGCGACGCCGAGAGCTACCAGTACCTGTCCGAGTCCATTCGTATGCACCCGGACCAGGAAACCCTGAAGCAGATGATGCTGGACGCCGGTTTCGACCAGGCGGACTACGTCAACATGACCAATGGTGTGGTAGCCCTGCACCGCGGCTATAAGTTCTGA
- the tatC gene encoding twin-arginine translocase subunit TatC encodes MSEQQPLISHLLELRNRLLHAIGGVLLVFASLAYWANDIYNFLSLPLLEVMPENASMIATDVASPFFAPFKLTMFVALFIAMPYVLYQVWAFIAPGLYKHEKKLVFPLLISSSLLFYAGIAFAYFIVFPVVFGFFTSVAPEGVQVATDINSYLSFVLKLFFAFGLAFEIPVAVILMVWTGMTTPDDLKKNRPYIVVGAFVVGMLLTPPDIISQTMLALPMLLLFEGGLFFSRLYQPKDDEEEEVQEEPTEE; translated from the coding sequence ATGTCCGAGCAGCAACCCCTAATCAGTCATCTGCTCGAGCTGAGAAACCGCCTGTTGCACGCAATAGGCGGCGTCCTGCTCGTGTTCGCCAGCCTCGCCTACTGGGCCAACGACATCTACAACTTCCTGTCGCTGCCCCTGTTGGAGGTGATGCCGGAGAACGCCTCCATGATCGCAACGGACGTGGCCTCCCCCTTCTTCGCCCCGTTCAAGCTGACCATGTTTGTGGCGCTGTTCATCGCCATGCCCTATGTGTTGTATCAGGTGTGGGCCTTTATCGCCCCGGGTCTGTACAAGCATGAGAAGAAGCTGGTCTTCCCTCTGCTGATCAGCAGCTCCCTCCTGTTCTACGCCGGCATCGCATTTGCCTACTTTATCGTGTTCCCCGTGGTGTTTGGCTTCTTCACCAGCGTTGCTCCGGAAGGGGTACAGGTGGCCACGGACATCAACAGCTACCTGAGCTTCGTCCTCAAGCTGTTCTTCGCCTTCGGCCTCGCCTTCGAAATTCCGGTGGCGGTGATCCTGATGGTGTGGACCGGCATGACCACCCCGGACGATCTCAAGAAAAATCGCCCCTACATTGTTGTCGGCGCCTTCGTTGTTGGTATGCTGTTAACGCCGCCGGACATCATCTCTCAGACCATGCTGGCTCTGCCCATGCTGTTGCTGTTTGAGGGTGGCCTGTTCTTCTCCCGTCTTTACCAGCCTAAGGACGACGAAGAGGAAGAGGTACAAGAGGAGCCCACCGAAGAGTAG
- a CDS encoding SCP2 sterol-binding domain-containing protein, whose translation MHLATLVAGSLEAALGHLLTYHPDPRPLADCRGQVVELQLAELPWPLFLILNHPLQVYSRYGGEPQATLSVSLSVLADIQQGAPLSELVQQNKLEISGDMQLVGKLAQVLTGIEPDITEPLSKVLGDGMAYRVHNLGQSLFAMGKKHIGATQAHLGDYLVEERRVSPAADEVAGFCRQVDELERRTQALAARLAALESRS comes from the coding sequence ATGCACCTTGCGACCCTGGTAGCAGGCAGCCTGGAAGCGGCGCTGGGGCACCTGCTGACGTACCATCCCGACCCCCGCCCCCTGGCCGATTGCCGGGGGCAGGTAGTGGAACTGCAACTGGCGGAGCTGCCCTGGCCGCTCTTCCTGATCCTCAATCACCCCCTCCAGGTCTACAGCCGTTACGGCGGCGAGCCTCAGGCCACCCTGAGCGTCAGCCTGTCGGTGCTGGCCGACATCCAGCAGGGCGCCCCCCTGTCGGAGCTGGTGCAGCAGAACAAACTGGAGATCAGCGGCGACATGCAGCTGGTGGGTAAGCTGGCCCAGGTACTGACCGGCATCGAACCGGACATCACCGAGCCTCTGAGCAAGGTACTGGGTGACGGCATGGCCTACCGGGTACACAACCTGGGACAGAGCCTGTTCGCCATGGGCAAGAAGCACATCGGCGCCACCCAGGCCCACCTGGGAGACTACCTGGTGGAGGAGCGACGGGTCTCCCCGGCCGCCGATGAGGTTGCCGGTTTCTGCCGTCAGGTGGATGAGCTGGAGCGGCGCACCCAGGCCCTGGCCGCCAGGCTGGCGGCACTGGAGTCCCGCTCATGA
- a CDS encoding MJ1255/VC2487 family glycosyltransferase — MRILYGIQGTGNGHLTRGRVMAPALAAEGIQVDYLFSGRPREQFFDMAPFGDFDCRAGLTFATKGGEVSMWGTYRQNSLSQFWRDVRGLDLSQYDLVLNDFEPISAWAARQQGKECVSVSHQNAFQHKVPVAGQRWIDRMIMEKFAPATIHLGCHWHHFGCDLLPPFIEPPESEARDVGHLLIYLPFEEPEDIAAMFAVVPEIQCHVYHGKPAPANLPGHIHWHGFERAGFHQHLTGCAGVVCSAGFELVSEALVLGKKLLLKPLKGQFEQKSNALALELLGAARTMERGDREEIRSWMASSAQEVIHYPQMGQMLARWLAKGEWHKVSELCQQAWSEARLPESWKHKWAYAY, encoded by the coding sequence ATGCGAATTTTGTATGGAATTCAAGGGACGGGGAATGGCCATCTGACCCGGGGACGGGTGATGGCCCCGGCCCTGGCGGCGGAGGGGATCCAGGTGGACTATCTGTTCTCCGGCCGCCCCAGAGAGCAGTTTTTCGATATGGCGCCCTTTGGTGACTTCGATTGTCGCGCCGGGCTGACCTTTGCCACCAAGGGGGGCGAGGTCAGCATGTGGGGCACCTACAGGCAGAACAGCCTGAGTCAGTTCTGGCGTGATGTCAGAGGTCTGGATCTGAGCCAGTATGACCTGGTGCTCAATGACTTTGAACCCATCAGCGCCTGGGCGGCCCGTCAGCAGGGCAAGGAGTGCGTCAGTGTCAGCCATCAGAACGCCTTTCAGCATAAGGTGCCGGTGGCCGGTCAGCGCTGGATAGACAGGATGATCATGGAGAAGTTTGCTCCGGCCACCATCCACCTGGGCTGCCATTGGCACCACTTCGGCTGCGATCTGCTGCCCCCCTTCATTGAGCCCCCTGAATCTGAGGCCAGGGATGTGGGGCATCTGTTGATCTACCTGCCGTTCGAGGAACCGGAGGACATCGCCGCCATGTTTGCTGTCGTGCCTGAGATTCAGTGTCACGTCTATCACGGCAAGCCGGCGCCGGCCAACCTGCCTGGCCACATTCACTGGCACGGTTTCGAGCGCGCCGGATTCCACCAGCACCTGACCGGTTGCGCCGGGGTGGTCTGTTCTGCGGGCTTTGAGCTGGTGTCCGAGGCCCTGGTGCTGGGGAAGAAGCTGTTGCTCAAGCCTCTCAAGGGCCAGTTCGAGCAGAAATCCAATGCCCTGGCCCTTGAACTGCTTGGGGCTGCCCGCACCATGGAGCGGGGGGACAGGGAAGAGATTCGCAGCTGGATGGCCTCCAGCGCCCAGGAGGTAATTCACTACCCCCAGATGGGCCAGATGCTGGCCCGCTGGTTGGCCAAGGGAGAGTGGCATAAGGTCTCAGAGCTGTGTCAGCAGGCCTGGAGTGAAGCCAGGTTGCCGGAGAGCTGGAAGCACAAATGGGCCTACGCCTACTGA
- a CDS encoding EAL domain-containing protein, whose product MTLFRLLLICLILLVASLTATTLLLFVRGSQAYLVEQLASHGQDTATSFGLSLSPVLAKGDWVLAESMVDAIFDRGDYASLELVGRDNRLARQITASPETAPDWFRQWIDLKVPIRETEINAGWQLVATLRVEVNPEPALVHLYRISLNALLVALVVAAVAISTGAWGLRWILAPLKSAQAQAEALRRRSFLRQQKLPWVLELKALTLTMNRMVENSELQYRQQCKRMRQLQQNCFIDGETGLGNGIRGRDRLDNLLKDREVEQGVVVQVHLSGLEGLERSRGVAAQQPLMVGITELLRQQLARFPLGRLYRMGQADFWALLPGIELQDWLPQGAELEQSLCQRLQQAGATRAMVASEAFVFGGEVAEVEQRLHQQLQRLLAGEPGPVTTVVPSDQAAQSQRLDAMLAHPPRLMAHQVIDREARTLYYEVLTRFHDGKQWRTPGAVVVLAQRLERQVEVDLLVLETLLSQLREAPVAQTLALNLTTASLLSQHFISRLREAGREAATLGAVLAVEIPEQAALEYRDGCRHFVTLMQQEGIPVWLDHVTPAGLAELESLPVEGIKLDPAYSRHMNQEGSYESLLPLMVTAAHARSVLVVAEQVEEHSVAERLHDFQVDGLQGFAFSGPVAFSELPTGDR is encoded by the coding sequence ATGACCCTATTCCGACTCCTTCTCATCTGCCTGATCCTGCTGGTGGCCTCGTTGACCGCCACCACCCTGCTGCTGTTTGTCCGCGGCAGTCAGGCCTATCTGGTGGAGCAACTGGCCAGCCACGGCCAGGACACCGCCACCTCATTCGGGTTGTCTCTGTCGCCGGTGCTGGCCAAGGGAGACTGGGTGCTGGCGGAGTCCATGGTGGACGCCATCTTCGACCGGGGCGATTACGCCTCCCTGGAGCTGGTCGGCCGTGACAACAGGCTGGCGCGCCAAATTACCGCGTCGCCGGAAACCGCTCCCGACTGGTTCCGGCAGTGGATCGACCTCAAGGTGCCAATCCGGGAGACCGAGATCAACGCCGGCTGGCAGCTGGTGGCGACCTTGCGGGTGGAGGTCAATCCCGAACCGGCCCTGGTACATCTGTATCGCATCTCCCTCAATGCCCTGTTGGTGGCTCTGGTGGTGGCGGCGGTGGCCATTTCCACTGGCGCCTGGGGCCTGCGCTGGATTCTGGCACCGCTGAAGTCGGCCCAGGCCCAGGCGGAAGCCCTGCGGCGACGCAGCTTCCTTCGTCAGCAGAAACTGCCCTGGGTGCTGGAGCTCAAGGCGCTGACCCTGACCATGAACCGCATGGTGGAAAACAGCGAGCTGCAGTACCGGCAGCAGTGCAAGCGGATGCGGCAGCTGCAGCAGAACTGCTTTATCGATGGGGAAACCGGCCTGGGCAACGGCATCCGCGGCCGGGACCGGCTGGACAACCTGCTCAAGGACCGGGAGGTCGAGCAGGGAGTGGTGGTGCAGGTGCACCTCTCGGGCCTGGAGGGGCTGGAGCGAAGCCGAGGCGTGGCCGCTCAGCAGCCGTTGATGGTGGGGATCACCGAACTGTTGCGTCAGCAGCTGGCGCGTTTCCCCCTGGGTCGCCTGTATCGCATGGGGCAGGCGGACTTCTGGGCGCTGCTGCCTGGGATCGAATTGCAGGACTGGTTGCCCCAGGGGGCGGAGCTGGAACAGAGCCTGTGTCAGCGGCTGCAGCAGGCGGGAGCCACCAGGGCGATGGTGGCCTCCGAAGCCTTCGTGTTTGGCGGTGAGGTAGCCGAGGTGGAGCAGCGGCTGCACCAGCAGTTGCAGCGACTGCTGGCGGGGGAGCCCGGGCCGGTGACGACCGTGGTGCCCAGCGATCAGGCGGCTCAGAGCCAACGGCTGGACGCCATGCTTGCCCATCCGCCCAGATTGATGGCTCATCAGGTGATCGACCGGGAAGCCCGAACCCTCTACTACGAAGTGCTGACCCGCTTCCACGACGGCAAGCAGTGGCGTACACCCGGGGCGGTGGTGGTGCTGGCCCAGAGGCTGGAGCGCCAGGTGGAGGTGGACCTGCTGGTGCTGGAGACCCTGCTGTCCCAGCTCAGAGAGGCCCCGGTTGCCCAGACCCTGGCCCTGAACCTGACGACCGCCTCCCTGCTGTCTCAGCACTTCATCAGCCGGTTGCGGGAGGCTGGCCGGGAGGCGGCGACTCTGGGGGCCGTCCTGGCGGTGGAGATCCCGGAGCAGGCGGCGCTGGAGTATCGCGATGGCTGCCGCCACTTCGTGACCCTGATGCAGCAGGAGGGAATTCCTGTCTGGCTGGATCATGTGACCCCGGCGGGACTGGCGGAGCTGGAGAGCCTGCCGGTGGAGGGGATCAAACTGGACCCGGCCTACAGCCGGCACATGAACCAGGAGGGCAGTTACGAATCCCTGTTGCCGCTGATGGTCACCGCCGCCCACGCCCGCAGCGTATTGGTGGTGGCGGAGCAGGTGGAGGAGCACTCAGTGGCTGAGCGCCTCCACGACTTTCAGGTGGATGGGTTGCAGGGCTTTGCCTTCAGCGGCCCGGTGGCCTTCAGTGAGCTGCCGACAGGCGACCGCTGA